A portion of the Armatimonadota bacterium genome contains these proteins:
- a CDS encoding HEAT repeat domain-containing protein — MESQGQAADRLLRRLNAAVKAFTLYPPPHPAADQALERFEGELRPYLDGTGPFTVRVAKHALTVDGQVLDGVPFADLAFHLYTRKVAQVTILPAATRRDLAAFLGAVARDRMSLEASGGVADLLWAAEVGTVQVVEMALEQEEAAESLGMSVFYELIGAGRLAGPERERLLEIVRGGAGSAARLLQNVHALTLEVFPESPPADQVDRVYRALRTLDRLALDEPFEEQPTLYDALAHAPFHLEEPLGSALARTLLFRAGNDSSARLLVDQLAPAELADLIVRSGADVPEAVRLLTELAPGPLRAEAVVAALAPRLGTPEGWLREALRPLLQPTIATAAELLAEFAFDESQAIVRQEEFEQRVREAQAISDESLTVDAVRTLVDVLRNEEDPAELAEVADALSAHLPWLAERRHLAVLEGLLRELNPLAQTAGPAQAAAAQVLGRAAEGKTLETLLTVLWATRGTPDEAGARACLQALGRTAVGPLVRALGSEPRAGMRAMLCDLLAALGRGRVAELTAHLSDGRWYLVRNLADVLGRIGDPSAVPALAGLLRHEEYRVRREAVDALARLGTAEAQRHLVALLRDPDGRIVLRALQALNAEGLRLALPELTALLDRPDPMHRLFELKRAALEALERLGGPEVVPILRRLVSGRLAWGRQRTLRDLARRALAAAEAAVAAGSGRSSR; from the coding sequence ATGGAGTCGCAGGGGCAGGCGGCGGACCGGCTGCTGCGACGGCTCAACGCGGCGGTCAAAGCCTTCACCCTCTACCCGCCGCCGCATCCGGCAGCCGACCAGGCGCTCGAGAGGTTCGAGGGCGAACTGCGCCCGTACCTGGACGGCACCGGGCCCTTCACGGTCCGGGTGGCGAAGCACGCGCTGACGGTCGACGGGCAGGTCCTGGACGGCGTCCCCTTCGCCGACCTGGCCTTCCACCTCTACACGCGCAAGGTCGCCCAGGTGACCATCCTGCCGGCGGCGACCCGGCGGGACCTGGCCGCCTTCCTCGGCGCGGTGGCGCGCGATCGGATGAGCCTGGAGGCCTCCGGCGGGGTCGCGGACCTCCTTTGGGCGGCCGAGGTGGGCACCGTCCAGGTCGTCGAGATGGCGCTCGAGCAGGAAGAGGCGGCGGAGAGCCTCGGCATGAGCGTCTTCTACGAGCTGATCGGCGCGGGGCGACTGGCCGGGCCCGAACGGGAGCGCCTGCTGGAGATCGTGCGCGGCGGCGCCGGGTCGGCCGCGCGGCTCCTCCAGAACGTCCACGCCCTGACCCTGGAGGTCTTCCCGGAGAGCCCGCCCGCCGACCAGGTCGACCGCGTCTACCGCGCCCTGCGGACCCTGGACCGGCTGGCCCTCGACGAACCGTTCGAGGAGCAGCCCACCCTCTACGACGCCCTGGCCCACGCCCCCTTCCACCTGGAGGAGCCGCTCGGCTCAGCGCTGGCACGCACGCTGCTCTTCCGGGCCGGCAACGACAGTTCCGCCCGCCTCCTCGTCGACCAGCTGGCCCCGGCGGAGCTCGCCGACCTGATCGTGCGTTCGGGGGCAGACGTCCCGGAGGCGGTCCGGCTCCTCACCGAACTGGCTCCCGGGCCCCTGCGCGCGGAGGCAGTGGTGGCGGCGCTGGCGCCCCGGCTGGGGACGCCCGAAGGGTGGCTGCGCGAGGCCCTGCGCCCGCTGCTCCAGCCCACGATCGCCACCGCCGCCGAGCTGCTGGCGGAGTTCGCCTTCGACGAGAGCCAGGCCATCGTCCGCCAGGAGGAGTTCGAACAGCGGGTGCGCGAGGCACAGGCCATCAGCGACGAGAGCCTGACCGTGGACGCGGTGCGCACGCTCGTCGACGTCCTGCGCAACGAGGAGGACCCGGCGGAGCTGGCCGAGGTCGCCGACGCCCTGAGCGCCCACCTCCCCTGGCTGGCAGAGCGGCGCCACCTGGCGGTCCTGGAGGGCCTGCTGCGGGAGCTGAACCCCCTGGCCCAGACCGCCGGGCCGGCCCAGGCCGCCGCCGCCCAGGTGCTCGGCCGGGCCGCCGAGGGCAAGACCCTGGAGACGCTGCTCACCGTGCTCTGGGCCACGCGCGGGACCCCCGACGAGGCTGGGGCACGGGCCTGCCTGCAGGCCCTGGGCAGGACGGCAGTGGGCCCGCTGGTGCGGGCGCTGGGCAGCGAACCGCGCGCGGGGATGCGCGCCATGTTGTGCGACCTGCTGGCGGCGCTGGGCCGGGGACGCGTGGCGGAACTGACCGCGCACCTGAGCGACGGACGCTGGTACCTGGTCCGCAACCTGGCGGACGTGCTGGGCCGGATCGGCGACCCCTCGGCCGTCCCGGCGCTGGCGGGATTGCTCCGCCACGAGGAGTACCGCGTCCGGCGCGAGGCGGTGGACGCGCTGGCGCGCCTCGGGACGGCCGAGGCGCAGCGCCACCTGGTGGCGCTGCTGCGCGACCCGGACGGGCGCATCGTCCTGCGGGCGCTGCAGGCGCTCAACGCCGAGGGGTTGCGCCTGGCGCTCCCGGAGCTCACCGCGCTGCTGGATCGCCCCGACCCCATGCACCGGCTCTTCGAGCTGAAGCGGGCGGCCCTCGAGGCGCTGGAGCGCCTGGGCGGGCCGGAGGTCGTCCCCATCCTCCGCCGCCTGGTGAGTGGACGGCTCGCCTGGGGGCGCCAGCGCACGCTGCGCGACCTGGCCCGCCGCGCCCTGGCCGCCGCCGAGGCGGCCGTCGCCGCAGGGAGCGGGAGGTCGTCGCGATGA
- a CDS encoding ABC transporter permease, producing MVRWVGMLLLLLVLTLVSARPVAADAAAGTAAAASTDDLPAVAVPERTARRLGLRPGAVIEVSPRPFTEQGARRRFRVAVVWAPPEHPADVAREDLLLRFHLPDLESLLAADRTPVRNRQLARDRPAPPGRPPAPDRLPARGGNPAQDAGDGAGPADVVDRVVVRLRHRQRAEVVARDLDALVPGVDVYTAEEVARHVSRTFVVVSRFHRAIGVVTLLAGAIFLVTIMSLKLTEMRREIGALRLLGVSRATIGLAVLAIAAAAALLGTLVGMGVGAALVAAINAYYRPLFETRLRFAVLVPQTLLAAAVLAVVLGVGAGAAVAARLLRRPPLEQVGR from the coding sequence ATGGTAAGGTGGGTCGGGATGCTCCTCCTCCTGCTCGTCCTTACCCTGGTGAGCGCACGCCCCGTCGCCGCGGACGCTGCGGCGGGGACGGCCGCTGCGGCCTCGACCGACGACCTTCCCGCCGTCGCCGTACCCGAGCGCACCGCCCGGCGCCTGGGACTGCGCCCCGGCGCTGTGATCGAGGTCAGCCCCCGCCCCTTCACGGAGCAGGGCGCCCGCCGCCGCTTCCGCGTGGCCGTGGTCTGGGCGCCGCCCGAGCACCCGGCGGACGTGGCCCGCGAGGACCTCCTCCTCCGCTTCCACCTGCCCGACCTGGAATCCCTCCTGGCCGCTGACCGCACCCCGGTGCGCAACCGCCAACTGGCGCGCGACCGCCCTGCGCCCCCCGGCCGCCCCCCGGCCCCGGACCGCCTCCCCGCGCGCGGCGGCAATCCGGCGCAGGATGCCGGCGATGGAGCCGGGCCGGCGGACGTGGTCGACCGGGTGGTGGTGCGCCTGCGCCACCGGCAGCGTGCCGAGGTCGTGGCGCGCGACCTGGACGCGCTGGTCCCGGGGGTGGACGTCTACACGGCGGAGGAGGTGGCGCGCCACGTCTCGCGCACCTTCGTCGTGGTCTCCCGCTTCCACCGCGCCATCGGCGTCGTCACGCTGCTGGCCGGCGCCATCTTCCTCGTGACGATCATGAGCCTGAAGCTCACGGAGATGCGGCGCGAGATCGGCGCCCTGCGCCTGCTGGGCGTGAGCCGCGCCACCATCGGGCTGGCCGTCCTGGCCATCGCCGCCGCGGCGGCGCTGCTGGGGACGCTGGTGGGGATGGGAGTGGGCGCCGCCCTCGTCGCCGCCATCAACGCCTACTACCGCCCGCTCTTCGAGACGCGCCTGCGCTTCGCGGTGCTGGTGCCGCAGACCCTGCTGGCCGCCGCGGTGCTGGCGGTCGTCCTGGGGGTGGGGGCGGGGGCGGCGGTGGCGGCCCGGCTGCTCCGTCGGCCGCCGCTGGAGCAGGTGGGACGCTGA
- a CDS encoding ABC transporter ATP-binding protein, with protein METVLHPAAPGEVLVEVREATRTYRLDGSAVHALRGVTLEVRAGEFLAIVGPSGSGKSTLLHLMGGVDLPTAGEVRLFGQPTHRLSDAALSALRLRRVGFVFQRFFLLPMLTLAENVLLPMLEAGVPPRECEARVAALLRYVGLERRARHLPGQLSGGELQRGAIARALANGPALLLADEPTGELDQETGRQVADLLGRVHAAGVAVVVVTHNPELAARAPRVLTIRDGVLM; from the coding sequence GTGGAAACCGTGCTGCACCCGGCCGCCCCGGGCGAGGTGCTGGTGGAGGTGCGCGAGGCCACCCGCACCTACCGCCTCGACGGCAGCGCCGTCCACGCGCTGCGCGGGGTGACGCTGGAGGTGCGGGCCGGGGAGTTCCTCGCCATCGTGGGGCCCTCGGGGAGCGGCAAGTCCACCCTGCTCCACCTGATGGGGGGCGTGGACCTCCCCACCGCCGGCGAGGTCCGCCTCTTCGGGCAGCCCACCCACCGCCTGAGCGACGCCGCGCTCTCGGCGCTGCGGCTGCGGCGTGTGGGCTTCGTCTTCCAGCGCTTCTTCCTCCTGCCGATGCTGACGCTGGCCGAGAACGTCCTGCTGCCCATGCTGGAGGCGGGAGTGCCGCCGCGGGAATGCGAGGCCCGGGTGGCCGCGCTGCTGCGCTACGTGGGGCTCGAGAGGCGCGCCCGCCACCTGCCCGGCCAGCTGAGCGGCGGCGAGCTGCAGCGCGGTGCCATCGCCCGCGCGCTGGCCAACGGCCCGGCGCTCCTGCTGGCCGACGAGCCCACGGGGGAGCTCGACCAGGAGACCGGGCGGCAGGTAGCCGACCTGCTGGGGCGCGTGCACGCGGCGGGGGTGGCCGTGGTGGTGGTGACCCACAACCCCGAGCTGGCCGCGCGGGCGCCGCGGGTGCTCACCATCCGCGACGGGGTGCTGATGTGA
- a CDS encoding FtsX-like permease family protein encodes MVWLLARRTLRRALSRTVLLVAGVTIAGALLFDMSMLGGGLERSLALSLGRLHYELRVLPAGTLPFATEATIPDAGRAARRIAAHPEVAWAAPLLGTTLYAEANERRRAAFAYGLTPEVPDIVRVEGPGRAGVVVNRPLAEALDLRPGDTLRLATRISPQTGTPERVITVRVGALGEFAFDLAGQRTLALPLADLQALLGAGAGEASLLLVKVRPGADPERVAAWIEDAFPALDALSVAAIVAEIRRQLTYFAHFATVLSAVSLLVAFLLIGAVLTLAVGERLGELAALRAIGLSRARLVLLILMEGLVVAGVSTPLALLLGAAISDPLDAILRSAPGVPCELHFFVGSPAAVARTVALLLLTGTLGAAYPAWVAGRLNVAATLHREVQ; translated from the coding sequence ATGGTCTGGCTGCTGGCCCGGCGGACGCTGCGCCGCGCCCTCTCGCGCACGGTGCTGCTCGTGGCCGGGGTCACCATCGCCGGGGCGCTGCTCTTCGACATGTCGATGCTGGGCGGCGGGCTGGAGCGCAGCCTGGCCCTCAGCCTGGGACGCCTGCACTACGAGCTGCGCGTCCTGCCCGCGGGGACGCTGCCCTTCGCCACCGAGGCGACCATCCCCGACGCCGGGCGGGCCGCGCGGCGCATCGCCGCCCACCCCGAGGTGGCCTGGGCGGCGCCGCTGCTGGGTACGACCCTCTACGCGGAAGCGAACGAACGGCGGCGCGCCGCCTTCGCTTACGGCCTCACCCCCGAGGTTCCCGACATCGTGCGCGTCGAGGGACCGGGCCGTGCGGGCGTCGTGGTGAACCGCCCGCTGGCCGAGGCGCTGGACCTCCGGCCGGGGGACACCCTGCGGCTGGCCACGCGCATCAGCCCGCAGACCGGGACCCCCGAGCGCGTGATCACGGTGCGGGTGGGGGCGCTGGGCGAGTTCGCCTTTGACCTGGCGGGGCAGCGTACGCTGGCGCTGCCACTTGCCGACCTCCAGGCCCTGCTCGGGGCCGGTGCCGGGGAGGCCTCGCTCCTCCTGGTGAAGGTGCGGCCGGGGGCCGACCCCGAGCGGGTGGCCGCCTGGATCGAGGACGCCTTCCCGGCGCTGGACGCCCTCTCCGTGGCGGCCATCGTCGCGGAGATCCGCCGGCAGCTCACCTACTTCGCCCACTTCGCCACGGTGCTGAGCGCCGTCAGCCTGCTCGTCGCCTTCCTGCTCATCGGCGCGGTCCTCACCCTGGCGGTGGGCGAGCGGCTGGGGGAACTGGCCGCCCTGCGCGCCATCGGCCTCTCCCGCGCCCGGCTGGTGCTGCTCATCCTGATGGAGGGGCTGGTCGTGGCCGGCGTGAGCACGCCCCTGGCCCTCCTGCTCGGTGCGGCGATCAGCGACCCGCTCGACGCCATCCTGCGCAGCGCCCCGGGCGTCCCGTGCGAACTGCACTTCTTCGTGGGGAGCCCCGCCGCGGTGGCACGCACCGTGGCGCTGCTCCTCCTCACCGGCACCTTGGGCGCCGCCTACCCAGCCTGGGTGGCCGGCCGCCTCAACGTGGCGGCCACGCTGCACCGGGAGGTGCAGTGA
- a CDS encoding ABC transporter ATP-binding protein, translating to MASPAIVLRDLTRRFPVRVAGGAREIVAVDHVTLEVARGEVLGFLGPNGAGKTTTLLMLSTLLPPSAGTAEVEGFDVRTAPAEVRRRIGVVPTGARGVYARLTGRENLRYFAALYGVPRREAEARAAALLELVGLADRADDLVARYSTGMRARLGLAKALIHDPPVLLLDEPTLGLDPHGARVVRDIIAALNREGKTAVLATHDMVEADRLAHRVAIIDRGRIVALDRPEALKRRVAPDGEATLEDVFLALTARPLREAVRV from the coding sequence ATGGCCTCCCCGGCGATCGTCCTGCGCGACCTGACGCGCCGCTTCCCTGTGCGCGTCGCTGGCGGCGCACGCGAGATCGTGGCCGTCGACCACGTGACGCTGGAGGTGGCCCGCGGCGAGGTGCTGGGCTTTCTCGGCCCCAACGGCGCCGGCAAGACCACCACCCTGCTCATGCTGAGCACGCTGCTGCCCCCCTCGGCCGGCACCGCGGAGGTCGAGGGGTTCGACGTGCGCACCGCTCCCGCGGAGGTGCGCCGCCGCATCGGCGTAGTCCCCACGGGGGCGCGCGGCGTCTACGCGCGCCTGACGGGCCGGGAGAATTTGCGCTACTTCGCCGCCCTGTACGGGGTGCCGCGGCGGGAGGCGGAGGCGCGGGCGGCGGCGCTGCTGGAGCTGGTGGGCCTGGCGGACCGGGCCGACGACCTGGTGGCCCGCTACAGCACGGGGATGCGGGCGCGCCTGGGGCTGGCCAAGGCCCTGATCCACGACCCGCCCGTGCTGCTGCTGGACGAGCCCACCCTGGGCCTCGACCCGCATGGCGCGCGGGTGGTGCGGGACATCATCGCCGCCCTCAACCGCGAGGGGAAGACGGCCGTGCTGGCCACGCACGACATGGTGGAGGCGGACCGGCTGGCCCACCGGGTGGCTATCATCGACCGCGGGCGCATCGTCGCCCTCGACCGGCCCGAGGCCCTCAAGCGGCGGGTGGCCCCCGATGGGGAGGCCACCCTGGAGGACGTCTTCCTGGCCCTCACCGCCCGGCCGCTGCGGGAGGCGGTTCGGGTCTGA
- a CDS encoding HD-GYP domain-containing protein, translating into MSEAAAVPTPSRSLWGQTEGEARRRPLQPGDVLRVIARARRTAALYGAGHPVVASTMREAHGILAGLVAAGHSLRLAIHEDTFYVERTVLLEESLQLYALLLDLREREVGVLEFHAGVEVEELQHLVEVLNLPAAELRRGGGASHALARRGVRHITVGPAPAAPEELRLRVDPRDAYRAGLRVADELTFQASRGLPLEMRKARMVVNSLVDIIMEDRAGLLGISALRAYDEDTAHHSLNVAVLALLMAERLNVDRARLIAIGLAGLLHDIGKVRVPREILLKAAALTPEEQVVMRRHPVYGAHLLRNLPGLARVAFIAAFEHHANYDLSGYPRIGTRRFPHLVTRIVQIADFFDAATSARRPYHRPMAPVEAMRFILDKAGTIFDPVLARIFVHALGLYPVGSLVELDTGELGVVLRPGERELTRPVLRVVQNRFHDPIAPYTLDLEDDPERHIVRAVDPEAAGIDPTAHLQVQ; encoded by the coding sequence ATGAGCGAGGCGGCCGCAGTGCCCACCCCGTCCCGCAGCCTGTGGGGCCAGACCGAGGGGGAGGCCCGTCGGCGGCCGCTGCAGCCGGGCGACGTCCTGCGGGTCATCGCCCGCGCCCGCCGCACGGCGGCCCTCTACGGGGCGGGCCACCCCGTCGTGGCCTCGACGATGCGCGAGGCCCACGGCATCCTGGCCGGCCTGGTGGCCGCCGGGCACTCCCTGCGCCTGGCCATCCACGAGGACACCTTCTACGTGGAGCGGACCGTCCTGCTGGAGGAGAGCCTGCAGCTCTACGCCCTGCTCCTCGACCTGCGCGAGCGGGAGGTCGGCGTGCTGGAGTTCCACGCCGGGGTGGAGGTGGAGGAGCTGCAGCACCTCGTCGAGGTCCTCAACCTGCCGGCGGCGGAACTGCGCCGCGGGGGCGGCGCCAGCCACGCCCTGGCCCGGCGCGGCGTGCGCCACATCACCGTCGGGCCGGCGCCGGCCGCGCCGGAGGAATTGCGCCTCCGGGTGGACCCGCGCGACGCCTACCGGGCCGGGCTGCGCGTGGCGGACGAGCTGACCTTCCAGGCCTCCCGCGGCCTGCCCCTGGAGATGCGCAAGGCCCGGATGGTCGTGAACTCGCTGGTGGACATCATCATGGAGGACCGCGCCGGGTTGCTGGGCATCAGCGCGCTGCGCGCCTACGACGAGGACACCGCGCACCACTCGCTCAACGTCGCCGTCCTGGCGCTGCTCATGGCGGAGCGCCTGAACGTCGACCGGGCCCGGCTCATCGCCATCGGGCTGGCCGGGCTGCTGCACGACATCGGCAAGGTGCGGGTGCCGCGGGAGATCCTGCTAAAGGCGGCAGCGCTCACGCCCGAGGAGCAGGTGGTGATGCGCCGCCACCCGGTCTACGGGGCCCACCTGCTGCGCAACCTGCCGGGCCTGGCCCGCGTGGCCTTCATCGCCGCCTTCGAGCACCACGCCAACTACGACCTCTCCGGCTACCCACGCATCGGCACCCGCCGCTTCCCCCACCTGGTCACCCGCATCGTGCAGATCGCCGACTTCTTCGACGCCGCCACCTCCGCGCGCCGCCCCTACCACCGGCCCATGGCCCCGGTCGAGGCGATGCGCTTCATCCTGGACAAGGCCGGCACGATCTTCGACCCGGTGCTGGCGCGTATCTTCGTCCACGCCCTGGGGCTGTACCCGGTGGGGTCGCTGGTGGAGCTGGACACCGGGGAGCTGGGGGTCGTCCTCCGGCCGGGCGAGCGGGAGCTCACGCGCCCGGTGCTGCGGGTCGTGCAGAACCGCTTCCACGACCCCATCGCGCCGTACACGCTGGACCTGGAGGACGACCCGGAGCGGCACATCGTGCGGGCGGTGGACCCGGAGGCCGCGGGCATCGACCCGACGGCGCACCTGCAGGTACAATGA